A single Lactuca sativa cultivar Salinas chromosome 8, Lsat_Salinas_v11, whole genome shotgun sequence DNA region contains:
- the LOC111893825 gene encoding uncharacterized protein LOC111893825 → MGESPDTMDDYMRMSKRTARESMYTLSRGVVEIFGDVYLWKPSLHDLQELYAAHEERHGFPVMIGSFDCTQWKWKNCSVAWKGQYASGHHGSPSLVLEAVASQYLWIWHAFFGVTGSNNNVNVLDQLPIFNDLLNGKAPDTPFTVNGNEYKYGYYLADGIYHQYSTFVKAFRHPVEERDHFFKRRQEGARKDVERVFGVLKAKWHIVEHAARPLDLETLRYIMYACIIMHNMVVEDKGRNIAHYIPTEPKHVQFQPRTTDYLYRVVDIQDANKHRQLREDLTDYIFYGNNNDND, encoded by the coding sequence ATGGGGGAGTCACCCGACACCATGGACGACTATATGAGAATGTCCAAAAGAACCGCAAGGGAGAGTATGTACACATTGTCAAGGGGTGTTGTTGAAATATTTGGAGACGTGTATTTGTGGAAACCTTCGTTGCATGATTTGCAAGAATTGTATGCGGCGCATGAAGAACGCCATGGGTTCCCCGTAATGATCGGAAGCTTTGATTGCACACAATGGAAATGGAAAAATTGTTCGGTAGCATGGAAAGGGCAATATGCAAGTGGTCATCACGGATCACCTTCGTTGGTTTTAGAGGCTGTTGCTTCTCAATATTTATGGATTTGGCATGCATTTTTTGGGGTTACGGGTTCCAACAACAACGTCAACGTTCTTGATCAGTTGCCAATATTTAACGATCTTTTGAATGGAAAGGCCCCGGATACTCCTTTCACGGTGAATGGAAacgaatacaaatatgggtattacCTTGCAGATGGAATATATCATCAGTATTCCACATTCGTGAAGGCATTCCGCCACCCGGTTGAAGAACGAGACCATTTTTTTAAAAGAAGACAAGAAGGAGCACGTAAGGATGTGGAACGTGTTTTTGGAGTGCTGAAGGCGAAGTGGCATATAGTCGAACATGCAGCACGACCATTGGATTTAGAAACTCTACGATatatcatgtatgcatgtatcataatgcataacatggtaGTAGAAGATAAAGGGCGAAATATTGCACACTATATCCCAACGGAGCCCAAACACGTTCAGTTTCAACCAAGAACAACAGATTATTTGTATCGCGTTGTTGACATTCAGGACGCAAATAAACACAGACAACTTCGAGAAGACTTGACAGATTATATCTTCTATGGTAACAATAACGATAACGATTAG